Proteins from a single region of Stigmatella erecta:
- the ribA gene encoding GTP cyclohydrolase II — MSDTRPPQVLPARKPSQHLERYSEADIPTERGTLRTVVFKDRRNGREHVALVVGDVAGQEGVPTRVHSECLTSEVFGSLKCDCREQLDRALDFVTQAGCGVVLYLRQEGRGIGLGNKIKAYALQAKGLDTYEANRQLGFQDDLRSYDVAAEMLRALDVRSVDLMTNNPLKIAGLVEEGIPVRRRIPSRTEHNPHNVGYLKTKRERTGHLIELFAEEDTEAKVG, encoded by the coding sequence ATGTCCGACACACGTCCACCCCAGGTTCTCCCGGCCCGTAAGCCCTCCCAGCACCTGGAGCGCTACTCCGAGGCGGACATCCCCACGGAGCGGGGCACCTTGCGCACGGTCGTCTTCAAGGACCGCCGCAATGGCCGGGAGCATGTGGCGCTGGTCGTGGGGGATGTCGCCGGCCAGGAGGGCGTGCCCACGCGCGTCCACTCCGAGTGCTTGACGTCCGAGGTCTTCGGCAGCCTGAAGTGCGACTGCCGGGAGCAGCTCGACCGGGCGCTGGACTTCGTCACCCAGGCCGGGTGCGGCGTGGTGCTGTACCTGCGCCAGGAGGGCCGCGGCATCGGCCTGGGCAACAAGATCAAGGCGTATGCACTCCAGGCCAAGGGCCTCGATACCTACGAGGCCAACCGGCAATTGGGTTTCCAGGACGACCTTCGCAGCTATGATGTGGCCGCGGAGATGCTGCGAGCCCTGGATGTCCGCTCGGTGGACCTGATGACCAACAACCCGCTGAAGATCGCGGGACTGGTCGAAGAAGGTATTCCCGTGCGGCGTCGAATCCCTTCCCGGACGGAGCATAATCCGCATAACGTCGGCTACCTGAAGACCAAGCGCGAGCGCACGGGGCACCTGATTGAGCTCTTCGCCGAGGAAGACACGGAAGCAAAAGTCGGCTGA
- a CDS encoding dihydrolipoamide acetyltransferase family protein produces MALFEFKLPDLGEGVMEGELVKWHVKEGDAVKEDQVLAEVMTDKATVTVPSPKAGRVLKTHGKEGEMAKVHQLLVTIEIEGAAAAQEAGPASAPATQAAAAAPAPAAGADGSPSASKVLATPLTRRMAREHGLDLAAIAGSGPQGRVTKADVVAALEAKPSPNEVRAPAPAAPARGPAPLVTGRSDERVPLRGLRKKIAEKMVRSKFTMPHFAFVEEVDGTELVRLRKRLNTQLQTTGESTKLTFLPFIVKAVIAALKKFPHLNANFDEAAQELVVRGEFNIGIAAATPDGLTVAVVRNADRLTLRELAQEIARLGTAARERKLKMEELTGGTFTITSLGQSGGLFATPIINHPEVGILGVHKLRKRPVVRDDEIAIREMMNLSLSCDHRVIDGSVAADFVYEVIKYLEHPDMLFLAMA; encoded by the coding sequence ATGGCTCTCTTCGAATTCAAGCTCCCTGATCTCGGTGAAGGCGTGATGGAGGGCGAGCTCGTCAAGTGGCACGTGAAGGAGGGGGACGCGGTCAAGGAGGACCAGGTCCTCGCCGAGGTGATGACCGACAAGGCCACCGTTACCGTGCCCAGCCCCAAGGCCGGCCGCGTCCTCAAGACGCACGGCAAAGAGGGCGAGATGGCCAAGGTCCACCAGCTCCTGGTGACGATCGAGATCGAAGGGGCCGCCGCCGCGCAGGAGGCGGGCCCCGCGAGCGCTCCGGCGACCCAGGCGGCCGCCGCCGCGCCGGCCCCGGCCGCGGGGGCCGATGGCTCCCCGTCCGCGAGCAAGGTGCTGGCCACGCCGCTCACCCGGCGCATGGCGCGCGAGCACGGCCTGGATCTGGCGGCGATCGCCGGCTCGGGGCCCCAGGGACGGGTGACGAAGGCGGACGTGGTGGCGGCCCTGGAGGCCAAGCCCTCGCCCAACGAGGTGCGCGCCCCGGCGCCCGCGGCCCCGGCCCGGGGGCCCGCGCCGCTCGTCACGGGCCGCTCGGATGAGCGCGTTCCGCTGCGCGGCCTGCGCAAGAAGATCGCCGAGAAGATGGTGCGCTCGAAGTTCACGATGCCGCACTTCGCCTTCGTGGAGGAGGTGGATGGCACGGAGCTGGTGCGCCTGCGCAAGCGCCTCAACACGCAGCTCCAGACCACCGGGGAGTCCACGAAGCTGACCTTCCTGCCCTTCATCGTGAAGGCGGTCATCGCCGCGCTGAAGAAGTTCCCCCACCTCAACGCCAACTTCGATGAGGCGGCGCAGGAGCTCGTCGTCCGGGGCGAGTTCAACATCGGCATCGCGGCGGCCACGCCGGACGGCCTCACGGTGGCGGTGGTGCGCAACGCGGACCGGCTGACGCTGCGCGAGCTGGCCCAGGAGATTGCCCGTTTGGGGACGGCGGCCCGCGAGCGCAAGCTCAAGATGGAGGAGCTGACGGGCGGCACCTTCACCATCACCTCGCTGGGGCAGAGCGGCGGCCTGTTCGCCACGCCCATCATCAACCACCCCGAGGTGGGCATCCTGGGCGTCCACAAGCTGCGCAAGCGCCCGGTGGTCCGGGATGACGAGATCGCCATCCGCGAGATGATGAACCTGTCGCTGTCGTGCGATCACCGCGTCATCGACGGCTCGGTGGCCGCGGACTTCGTGTACGAGGTCATCAAATATCTGGAGCACCCGGACATGCTGTTCCTCGCCATGGCGTGA
- a CDS encoding ClpX C4-type zinc finger protein, whose product MANPREHIRAAQAAELRGDTAAAISELLKAAELYRQTGSFARALQLLRHARTLDPEREDLSEEVKQLEWLPDTSRGRILEDPETREVDLELTAETTPEMAGRQRVIDAALRGVGPAGGRAAQDEVQRWLVENGPGKEKKASEAASAASQRALEWALEHAQDEDALMATSRKGIAGPQEGEEAPQALSAPSDSEPAKDAPEEPSLIERGPTRADPSMDAWCSFCCRPRGEVGELVAGPAGAFICSGCTGESRSLLGLTGPEAAPAARPSSPPRAAGGGPEVFALVGQAEPQAQLEQGILAGARRMLILGPEGVGKSVWFQALAKRAMGTVMTFETLEQGAGGGVALLEDVDRLAPEAQARLGAFLGKHPDRVVLMSARGSLSADPPILLKGGAGSLPVRTTEALSKAVQGGLAQGLLEQVQLCVALQAPTETEYAEIARRRLAPRSPEVTVSPEVIAAFAAEAVRSPRAGHELNALLNRVLAGSWRIEAAKPAVKPAAKRSRRKVVAS is encoded by the coding sequence ATGGCCAATCCTCGCGAACACATCCGGGCCGCGCAGGCCGCGGAGCTCAGAGGCGACACCGCGGCCGCCATCTCCGAGTTGCTCAAGGCGGCGGAACTCTACCGGCAGACCGGGAGCTTCGCCCGCGCCCTCCAACTGCTGCGTCACGCCCGCACGTTGGATCCAGAGCGGGAGGATCTCTCCGAGGAGGTGAAGCAGCTGGAGTGGCTGCCCGACACCTCGCGAGGGCGCATCCTGGAGGACCCCGAGACCCGGGAGGTCGACCTGGAGCTCACGGCGGAGACCACGCCGGAGATGGCCGGGCGCCAGCGCGTCATCGACGCGGCGCTGCGCGGGGTGGGCCCCGCGGGGGGCCGGGCCGCGCAGGATGAAGTCCAGCGCTGGCTCGTCGAGAACGGCCCGGGCAAGGAGAAGAAGGCCTCTGAGGCGGCCTCCGCCGCGAGCCAGCGGGCCCTGGAGTGGGCCCTGGAGCATGCCCAGGACGAAGACGCCCTGATGGCCACATCCCGAAAAGGGATTGCCGGGCCGCAGGAGGGGGAGGAGGCGCCCCAGGCGCTCAGCGCGCCTTCCGATTCCGAGCCCGCGAAGGATGCGCCCGAGGAGCCCTCCCTCATCGAGCGGGGCCCGACCCGGGCCGATCCGTCCATGGACGCCTGGTGCTCGTTCTGCTGCCGTCCCCGGGGGGAAGTGGGAGAACTGGTGGCGGGGCCCGCCGGGGCCTTCATCTGCTCCGGGTGTACCGGGGAGTCCCGGTCGCTGCTCGGGCTGACCGGACCGGAGGCGGCCCCCGCGGCGCGGCCCTCGAGCCCCCCGCGCGCCGCGGGAGGCGGGCCGGAGGTGTTCGCGCTCGTGGGGCAGGCGGAGCCCCAGGCGCAGCTGGAGCAAGGCATCCTCGCGGGGGCCCGGCGGATGTTGATCCTCGGCCCCGAGGGGGTGGGGAAGAGCGTGTGGTTCCAGGCGCTGGCCAAGCGGGCAATGGGCACGGTGATGACCTTCGAGACGCTGGAGCAGGGCGCGGGGGGCGGGGTGGCGCTCCTGGAGGACGTGGACCGGCTTGCCCCGGAGGCGCAGGCCCGGCTCGGGGCCTTCCTGGGCAAGCATCCGGACCGTGTGGTGTTGATGAGCGCGCGGGGGAGTCTGAGCGCGGACCCGCCGATCCTGCTGAAAGGGGGCGCGGGAAGCCTGCCGGTGCGCACCACCGAGGCGCTCTCCAAGGCGGTGCAGGGTGGCCTCGCCCAGGGGCTGCTGGAGCAGGTCCAGCTGTGCGTCGCGCTCCAGGCGCCCACCGAAACCGAGTATGCGGAGATCGCCCGCCGGCGGCTGGCGCCCCGGTCCCCGGAAGTCACCGTCTCCCCGGAGGTGATTGCCGCGTTCGCGGCGGAGGCCGTGCGCTCCCCTCGGGCCGGGCATGAGCTGAATGCGCTGCTGAACCGGGTGCTGGCCGGCTCCTGGCGCATCGAGGCCGCCAAGCCCGCCGTCAAGCCCGCCGCCAAGCGCAGCCGGCGCAAAGTGGTGGCCTCGTGA
- the lipA gene encoding lipoyl synthase — MATPDRFPLPQVSESTRKPEWLKVRLPHGEGYERVKAIVKRTKLSTVCEEARCPNIAECWGGGTATVMLMGEVCTRACRFCHVKVGAPPPLDPMEPVHLAQAVREMDLEYIVVTSVNRDDRPDGGASHFALAIRELRRESPKTIVEVLIPDFKGVEKDLATVAEARPHVVAHNVETIERLTPTVRDRRAGYRQSLRVLEYLKRRPEGLYTKSSVMVGLGETDAELEQTFKDLREAGVDVLTLGQYLQPSQYHLRVERFVTPAQFQAYKTLAESYGFLYVASGPLVRSSYRAAEFFMKGLMERERLERIG; from the coding sequence ATGGCGACTCCCGATCGGTTCCCGCTTCCCCAGGTCTCCGAGAGCACCCGCAAACCCGAGTGGTTGAAGGTGCGCCTCCCGCATGGGGAGGGCTACGAGCGGGTGAAGGCCATCGTCAAACGCACGAAGCTGTCCACGGTGTGCGAGGAGGCCCGCTGCCCCAACATCGCCGAGTGCTGGGGCGGAGGCACCGCCACGGTGATGCTGATGGGCGAGGTGTGCACCCGGGCGTGCCGCTTCTGCCACGTGAAGGTGGGCGCGCCCCCGCCGCTGGATCCGATGGAGCCGGTGCACCTGGCCCAGGCCGTGCGGGAGATGGACCTGGAGTACATCGTCGTCACGTCCGTGAACCGCGATGACCGGCCGGACGGCGGCGCCAGCCACTTCGCGCTGGCCATCCGCGAGCTGCGCCGGGAGAGCCCCAAGACGATCGTCGAGGTGCTCATCCCGGACTTCAAGGGCGTGGAGAAGGACCTGGCGACGGTGGCCGAGGCCCGGCCGCACGTGGTGGCCCACAACGTGGAGACCATCGAGCGCCTGACGCCCACGGTGCGCGACCGGCGCGCCGGCTACCGCCAGTCCCTGCGCGTGCTGGAGTACCTCAAGCGGCGCCCCGAGGGGCTCTACACCAAGAGCTCCGTCATGGTGGGGCTGGGCGAGACGGACGCCGAGCTGGAGCAGACCTTCAAGGACCTGCGCGAGGCGGGCGTGGACGTGCTCACGCTGGGCCAGTACCTCCAGCCCTCCCAGTACCACCTGCGCGTGGAGCGCTTCGTCACCCCGGCGCAGTTCCAGGCGTACAAGACGCTGGCCGAGTCCTACGGCTTCCTCTATGTGGCCTCTGGCCCGCTGGTGCGCTCCAGCTACCGTGCCGCCGAGTTCTTCATGAAGGGACTCATGGAGCGCGAGCGCCTGGAGCGCATCGGTTAG
- a CDS encoding MBL fold metallo-hydrolase has protein sequence MRRSQTEAPPAKGTQPAKTPFHIRFWGVRGSIPSPGPHTRRYGGNTPCVEMGVGEELFIFDLGTGARPLGDHLMAKEKAVQASIFLSHYHYDHLQGLPFFTPIFQPRNAFTFYGSPRNGQSLKEILSGQMTQPYFPVTAEGTFRAQLKYRDVHAGEELTVGPASIRTLELNHPGGNLGYRVECDGRSVVYATDIEQSEEGDARFFAFAKGADLLIYDSMYTEDEYCGRHGPPRTGWGHSTWQTAVRAANECQAKTLVLFHHDPSRDDAGMTRLLRQVRKHRPEAIAAREQMVLQVK, from the coding sequence TTGCGTCGGTCGCAGACCGAGGCGCCGCCGGCGAAAGGGACTCAACCCGCGAAGACGCCGTTCCACATCCGCTTCTGGGGAGTGCGAGGGTCCATCCCCTCTCCCGGCCCCCACACCCGCCGCTACGGGGGCAACACCCCGTGCGTGGAGATGGGCGTGGGCGAGGAGCTGTTCATCTTCGATCTGGGCACGGGGGCCCGCCCGCTGGGCGACCACCTGATGGCGAAGGAGAAGGCCGTCCAGGCCTCCATCTTCCTGTCGCACTACCACTACGATCACCTGCAGGGCCTGCCGTTCTTCACGCCCATCTTCCAGCCGCGCAACGCCTTCACCTTCTACGGTTCGCCGCGCAACGGCCAGTCGCTGAAGGAGATCCTCTCGGGGCAGATGACGCAGCCCTACTTCCCGGTGACGGCCGAGGGCACGTTCCGCGCGCAGCTGAAGTACCGCGATGTCCACGCGGGCGAGGAGCTCACCGTGGGCCCCGCGAGCATCCGCACCCTGGAGCTGAACCACCCGGGCGGCAACCTCGGCTACCGCGTGGAGTGTGATGGCCGCTCGGTGGTGTACGCCACGGACATCGAGCAGAGCGAGGAGGGCGATGCCCGCTTCTTCGCCTTCGCCAAGGGCGCCGACCTGCTCATCTACGACTCGATGTACACCGAGGACGAGTACTGCGGCCGCCATGGGCCGCCCCGGACGGGCTGGGGCCACTCCACCTGGCAGACTGCGGTGCGCGCGGCGAACGAGTGCCAGGCGAAGACGCTGGTGCTCTTCCACCATGATCCGTCCCGCGACGACGCGGGCATGACCCGCCTGCTGCGCCAGGTGCGCAAGCACCGCCCCGAGGCCATCGCCGCCCGGGAGCAGATGGTGCTTCAGGTCAAGTAA
- the glp gene encoding gephyrin-like molybdotransferase Glp, producing MGTELLAVEDARARTLAQVSPLPMEWARLDEALGRALAADLLAQRTLPPWDNSAMDGYAVRAADLSGPLPVRLTIGETIHAGQTPRVELRPGTCARIMTGAPLPAGADAVVMQERTRKVPEAEGPPAVDILEAVAPRTFVRPRGEDAQQGALLLGRGTPLGIPELGLIAGQGLFSVPVPRRPRVAILSTGDELCRGDEPAEGRIVDTNAPTLALAVARAGGVPTPLGIARDTLEEVSARLADARDFDVVLTSAGVSVGERDFVKAALEQQGVEMDFWRVAIKPGKPLAVGRKGHTLYMGLPGNPTSSLVTFELFVRPVLRRLLGLTDVEPPRVTGRLEGELRKPAGLAHYVRTQASWRDGELWVRPLATQTSGALRSASTATHLLHFARQATSLSHGSYVELLPVSWTV from the coding sequence ATGGGAACGGAATTGCTGGCGGTGGAAGACGCGCGGGCCCGGACGCTGGCCCAGGTCTCCCCGCTGCCGATGGAGTGGGCGCGCCTCGACGAGGCCCTGGGCCGCGCCCTGGCGGCGGATCTGCTGGCGCAGCGGACGCTGCCCCCCTGGGACAACTCGGCCATGGATGGGTACGCGGTGCGCGCGGCGGATCTCTCGGGCCCCCTGCCCGTGCGGCTCACCATCGGAGAGACCATCCATGCCGGGCAGACGCCCCGGGTGGAGCTGCGCCCCGGCACCTGTGCCCGGATCATGACGGGCGCGCCCCTTCCCGCCGGGGCCGACGCGGTGGTGATGCAGGAGCGCACCCGGAAGGTGCCGGAGGCGGAGGGCCCCCCGGCCGTGGACATCCTGGAGGCGGTGGCCCCCCGCACCTTCGTCCGCCCCAGGGGCGAGGACGCCCAGCAGGGCGCGCTGCTGCTGGGCCGGGGCACGCCGCTGGGCATTCCCGAGCTGGGGCTCATCGCCGGACAGGGCCTGTTCTCGGTGCCCGTGCCGCGCCGGCCCCGGGTCGCCATCCTCTCCACGGGAGACGAGCTGTGCCGGGGGGACGAGCCCGCCGAGGGCCGCATCGTCGACACCAATGCCCCCACCCTGGCCCTGGCGGTGGCCCGGGCCGGGGGCGTGCCCACGCCCCTGGGAATCGCCCGGGACACCCTGGAGGAAGTGTCCGCGCGGCTCGCGGACGCGCGGGACTTCGACGTGGTACTCACCAGCGCGGGCGTCTCCGTGGGCGAGCGGGATTTCGTGAAAGCCGCGCTGGAGCAGCAAGGCGTGGAGATGGACTTCTGGCGCGTGGCCATCAAGCCTGGCAAGCCGCTGGCCGTGGGCCGCAAGGGCCACACCCTCTACATGGGCCTGCCCGGCAACCCCACCTCTTCCCTGGTGACGTTCGAGCTGTTCGTGCGCCCGGTGCTCCGGCGCCTGCTGGGGCTCACCGACGTGGAGCCGCCCCGGGTGACGGGCCGCCTGGAGGGCGAGCTGCGCAAGCCCGCGGGGCTGGCCCATTACGTCCGCACGCAGGCCTCCTGGCGAGACGGGGAGCTGTGGGTCCGCCCGCTCGCCACCCAGACGTCCGGCGCCTTGCGCTCGGCCAGCACGGCCACCCACCTGCTTCACTTCGCCCGGCAAGCGACCAGCCTGTCTCATGGGTCGTATGTGGAACTCTTGCCCGTCTCGTGGACCGTTTGA
- a CDS encoding membrane dipeptidase, translating to MQRRTGLTPWKLFTLSLLSAFAWGQGGCNAVEEAEVAVPAAEPAPAEAAQPLAVTGFAELHHHMFAEEAFGGGWFHGSHTGTLSSCDGGLPESDHARVRMDLSSMLNLCPNSGSVNLGGVPLLSSLFGIGGAVGSEFIGKIEGTEGDTGIHLGRMNVPNQWPRWDTIAHQQSWEGWLQKAHQGGMSLVMISLVSNNFLCSALPYQNLKRPCDEMVDVDVQLQMARDFDARTGWAEIALSPAHARQIIASGKLAMVLSIESSKLFGSKDWRAELNRVHALGVRSLQPVHQLDNRFGGAAPHNAIFQVAQFLENCYIDTDCGITGNGFTLGFDVDSSCRNVKGLTADGKALVQEMMNRGMIIDAAHMSERSVQDTFSLSQANTYYPLFISHGHFREVMSPELASTEKTTPAWVVRYLRQSGGMFGLRTAHDETLEYSKSRVANNCQGSTRSLAQAYEFGRQGLKVPMGFGADFNGFIQQTRPRFGEHGACSAGFAVEADDQKNQQRVSGPGRVGSDLDIYGLAHVGLLPDVVKDLKQLGVNTAGLESSAETFIRMWERANSPRSGMADAALDIDTSGVKPYVAKATREAAYPQICGRRYAPASKTFGESCRFDQECGSGTCSADDACGETTGTCVCKSHADCGSTQYCGWGLNEGKCQPKKAKGAICANGYECLSNSCSWLTCR from the coding sequence ATGCAGCGTCGCACCGGCCTCACGCCCTGGAAGCTGTTCACCCTCTCGCTTCTGTCCGCCTTCGCGTGGGGGCAGGGGGGCTGTAACGCCGTCGAAGAGGCCGAGGTCGCTGTGCCCGCCGCCGAGCCCGCTCCCGCCGAGGCCGCGCAGCCGCTGGCCGTGACGGGCTTCGCCGAGCTTCACCACCACATGTTCGCCGAGGAGGCCTTCGGGGGCGGCTGGTTCCACGGGAGCCACACCGGCACGCTGTCGAGCTGCGATGGCGGCCTGCCCGAGAGCGACCACGCCCGGGTGCGCATGGATCTCAGCTCCATGCTCAACCTGTGCCCCAACTCGGGCAGCGTGAACCTGGGCGGCGTGCCGCTCTTGTCTTCGCTGTTCGGCATTGGCGGGGCCGTGGGCTCGGAGTTCATTGGCAAGATTGAAGGCACCGAGGGCGACACCGGCATCCACCTGGGCCGCATGAACGTGCCGAACCAGTGGCCGCGCTGGGACACCATCGCCCACCAGCAGTCGTGGGAGGGCTGGCTCCAGAAGGCCCACCAGGGCGGCATGTCCCTGGTGATGATCTCCCTGGTGAGCAACAACTTTCTCTGCAGCGCGCTGCCCTACCAGAACCTCAAGCGCCCGTGCGACGAGATGGTGGATGTCGACGTGCAGCTCCAGATGGCGCGGGACTTCGATGCGCGCACGGGCTGGGCGGAGATCGCCCTGAGCCCGGCCCATGCCCGGCAGATCATCGCCTCGGGCAAGCTGGCGATGGTGCTCTCCATCGAGTCGAGCAAGCTGTTCGGCAGCAAGGACTGGCGCGCGGAGCTCAACCGCGTCCACGCGCTCGGCGTGCGCTCGCTCCAGCCCGTGCACCAGCTCGACAACCGCTTCGGCGGCGCGGCGCCCCACAACGCCATCTTCCAGGTCGCCCAGTTCCTGGAGAATTGCTACATCGACACCGACTGCGGCATCACCGGCAACGGGTTCACCCTGGGCTTCGACGTGGACTCCAGCTGCCGCAACGTCAAGGGGCTGACCGCTGACGGCAAGGCGCTCGTCCAGGAGATGATGAACCGCGGGATGATCATCGACGCGGCGCACATGTCCGAGCGCAGCGTGCAGGACACCTTCTCGCTCTCGCAGGCCAACACCTACTACCCGCTGTTCATCTCCCACGGCCACTTCCGCGAGGTGATGAGCCCGGAGCTGGCCTCCACCGAGAAGACGACGCCCGCCTGGGTGGTGCGCTACCTCCGCCAGTCCGGAGGCATGTTCGGCCTGCGCACCGCGCACGACGAGACGCTCGAGTACTCGAAGTCCAGGGTCGCCAACAACTGCCAGGGCTCCACGCGCTCGCTGGCCCAGGCCTACGAGTTCGGCCGCCAGGGGCTGAAGGTGCCCATGGGCTTCGGCGCGGACTTCAACGGCTTCATCCAGCAGACCCGCCCGCGCTTCGGGGAGCACGGGGCGTGCTCGGCCGGCTTCGCCGTCGAGGCGGATGACCAGAAGAACCAGCAGCGCGTCTCGGGCCCGGGGCGCGTGGGCTCGGACCTCGACATCTACGGCCTGGCCCACGTGGGCCTGCTGCCGGACGTGGTGAAGGACCTGAAGCAGCTGGGCGTGAACACCGCGGGCCTGGAGAGCTCGGCCGAGACGTTCATCCGCATGTGGGAGCGCGCCAACAGCCCCCGCAGCGGCATGGCGGACGCGGCGCTGGACATCGACACCAGCGGGGTGAAGCCCTACGTCGCCAAGGCCACCCGCGAGGCGGCATACCCGCAGATCTGCGGCAGGCGCTACGCCCCCGCCTCCAAGACGTTCGGCGAGAGCTGCCGCTTCGACCAGGAGTGCGGCAGCGGCACGTGCAGCGCGGATGACGCGTGCGGCGAGACCACCGGCACCTGCGTCTGCAAGTCCCACGCGGACTGCGGCTCCACCCAGTACTGTGGTTGGGGGCTCAACGAGGGCAAGTGCCAGCCCAAGAAGGCCAAGGGCGCCATCTGCGCCAACGGCTACGAGTGCCTCTCGAACTCGTGCAGCTGGCTGACCTGCCGCTAG
- the lipB gene encoding lipoyl(octanoyl) transferase LipB, which yields MKTLTVYRLGQVEYGDGLTLMQRFADARREGLVGDSLLLLEHPPVLTLGRGAKRENLLASTERLQAEGVEVFETNRGGDVTYHGPGQIVGYPIFQLMDERRDVRRYVRDVERCVLQTLAEYGLHANIIPKWPGVWLGEEGAPDARKIAAIGVHISRWLTTHGFALNVNTHLPHFNLIVPCGIREAGVTSMQRELGHPLSVPEVEEALARHFCTVFEGERQAPTGAPLKTVSVVLMRGQGPDARVLLARRIPERGGFWQILTGRVEAGESAAQAAARELEEETGLRLPVTPLDYRHAFALGEQLPPRLVEETAFVAWCPEGQPVRLGPEHDAQEWVEVSTALERLPFLGLREAIRRAVKAMGGAASSAPALT from the coding sequence GTGAAGACGCTGACGGTGTACCGGCTCGGCCAGGTGGAATACGGGGATGGGCTCACGCTGATGCAGCGCTTCGCGGATGCGCGGCGCGAGGGGCTCGTGGGCGACTCGCTGCTCCTGCTGGAGCATCCCCCCGTGCTCACGCTGGGCCGGGGCGCCAAGCGCGAGAACCTCCTGGCCAGCACGGAGCGGCTCCAGGCGGAGGGCGTGGAAGTCTTCGAGACGAACCGGGGCGGCGACGTCACCTACCACGGCCCGGGACAGATCGTCGGCTATCCCATCTTCCAGCTCATGGACGAGCGCCGGGACGTGCGCCGCTACGTGCGGGACGTGGAGCGCTGTGTCCTCCAGACGCTGGCGGAGTACGGGCTCCACGCCAACATCATCCCGAAGTGGCCGGGGGTGTGGCTGGGCGAGGAGGGCGCGCCGGATGCCCGGAAGATCGCCGCCATCGGGGTGCACATCTCCCGCTGGCTGACGACGCACGGCTTCGCGCTCAACGTCAACACGCACCTGCCGCACTTCAACCTCATCGTGCCGTGCGGCATCCGGGAGGCGGGCGTCACCTCCATGCAGCGCGAGCTGGGGCACCCCCTCTCCGTGCCCGAGGTGGAGGAGGCCCTTGCCCGGCACTTCTGCACCGTCTTCGAGGGCGAGCGGCAGGCGCCCACAGGAGCCCCCCTGAAGACGGTCAGCGTCGTGCTGATGCGGGGGCAGGGCCCGGACGCCCGGGTGCTCCTGGCGCGCCGCATCCCCGAGCGGGGCGGCTTCTGGCAGATCCTCACCGGGCGGGTGGAGGCGGGCGAGAGCGCGGCGCAGGCCGCGGCGCGCGAGCTGGAAGAGGAGACGGGCCTGCGGCTGCCGGTGACGCCGCTGGATTACCGGCACGCCTTCGCGCTCGGGGAGCAGTTGCCCCCGCGGCTGGTGGAGGAGACGGCGTTCGTGGCCTGGTGCCCGGAGGGCCAGCCGGTGCGGCTCGGGCCCGAGCATGACGCCCAGGAATGGGTGGAGGTGTCCACCGCGCTGGAGCGGCTGCCCTTCCTGGGGCTGCGCGAGGCCATCCGGCGGGCGGTGAAGGCCATGGGGGGCGCCGCTTCCAGCGCCCCCGCGCTTACTTGA